Proteins co-encoded in one Corynebacterium tuberculostearicum genomic window:
- the rpmI gene encoding 50S ribosomal protein L35: protein MKQKTHKGTAKRIKVTGSGKLRREQAGRRHLLEGKPSKRTRRLKGTEAVAQPDTKRVKRLLGRA from the coding sequence ATGAAGCAGAAGACCCACAAGGGCACCGCAAAGCGTATCAAGGTGACCGGTTCCGGCAAGCTGCGCCGTGAGCAGGCTGGCCGCCGCCACCTGCTGGAGGGCAAGCCGTCCAAGCGTACCCGTCGTCTGAAGGGCACCGAGGCAGTCGCACAGCCTGACACCAAGCGCGTCAAGCGCCTGCTCGGCCGCGCATAA
- the uvrA gene encoding excinuclease ABC subunit UvrA, which translates to MADRLVVRGAREHNLKGVDIDIPRDKMVVFTGLSGSGKSSLAFDTIFAEGQRRYVESLSSYARMFLGQMDKPNVEFIDGLSPAVSIDQKSTNHNPRSTVGTITEIYDYLRLLFSRAGTPHCPKCDAVIERQTPQQIVDAVLGLEEKLKFQVLAPVVRKRKGEFVDLFQDLSAQGYSRVRVDGETYQLSDPPKLKKQIKHNIEVVVDRLQVKASQKQRLTDSVETALRLAEGLVTIEFVDKEELTHTYSEKAACPNGHTLTIEEYEPRAFSFNAPFGSCPVCDGLGTKLEVDVDLLIPDPDAPAVDAIQPWHSSPNSRYFVKLVEGLGKSMGFDPKTPVSELTEEQRHALVYGTDEEVQVRYKNRYGRQRNWTAPFEGATGFIHRKLETTDSHSQKDRLLQYTRRVPCSTCKGTRLKPEILAVRLASTTHGEQSIAGLCALSIEDASEFLDSLVLGHREEIIAGAVLKETQARLRFLLDVGLNYLTLDRGASTLSGGEAQRIRLATQIGSGLAGVLYVLDEPSIGLHQRDNQRLIKTLQRLRDIGNTLIVVEHDEDTIRESDWLVDVGPRAGEYGGEVVYQGEPAGIEQVKESLTGQYLSGKKVLAVPDHRREIDKERILKVVGARENNLKGINVEIPLGVLVCITGVSGSGKSTVVNEILAKNLANKLNRARQVPGRAKRVEGVEHLDKLVQVDQSPIGRTPRSNPATYTGVFDKIRNLFAETQEAKVRGYKAGRFSFNVKGGRCEACQGDGTIKIEMNFLPDVYVPCEVCEGARYNRETLEVHYKGKNIAEVLDMPISEAADFFEPINSIHRYLATLVDVGLGYVRLGQAATTLSGGEAQRVKLASELQKRTNGRTIYILDEPTTGLHFEDIRKLMLVIQGLVDKGNSVLVIEHNLDVIKAADWIVDMGPEGGAGGGTVVAQGTPEDVVQVEGSYTGSYLKDMLK; encoded by the coding sequence GTGGCTGATCGTTTGGTGGTGCGCGGTGCCCGCGAACACAACCTCAAGGGCGTGGATATTGATATCCCCCGCGATAAAATGGTTGTTTTTACCGGCCTATCGGGTTCCGGTAAATCTTCGCTGGCCTTTGACACCATCTTCGCTGAGGGCCAGCGTCGTTACGTGGAATCCTTAAGCTCCTACGCCCGCATGTTTTTGGGGCAGATGGATAAGCCGAATGTGGAATTTATTGATGGCCTTTCCCCGGCAGTGTCCATCGATCAAAAGTCAACGAACCACAATCCGCGCTCCACGGTGGGCACGATTACGGAGATCTACGACTACCTGCGCTTGCTGTTTTCCCGTGCTGGCACGCCGCACTGCCCCAAGTGTGATGCGGTAATTGAGCGCCAAACGCCACAACAGATTGTAGATGCGGTACTCGGCTTGGAAGAAAAGCTGAAATTCCAGGTCCTCGCACCAGTGGTGCGCAAGCGCAAGGGAGAGTTCGTCGATCTTTTCCAGGACCTGTCGGCCCAAGGTTATTCCCGCGTCCGCGTGGATGGGGAGACCTATCAGCTCAGCGATCCGCCTAAGCTAAAGAAGCAGATCAAGCACAATATTGAGGTAGTGGTTGACCGCCTGCAGGTAAAGGCTTCGCAAAAGCAACGGTTGACCGATTCGGTGGAAACCGCATTGCGTCTAGCAGAAGGTTTGGTGACCATCGAGTTCGTGGATAAGGAAGAGCTTACCCACACTTATTCGGAGAAGGCCGCCTGCCCGAATGGCCACACATTGACCATCGAAGAGTATGAGCCCCGTGCCTTTTCTTTCAACGCCCCATTTGGCTCCTGCCCCGTGTGTGATGGCTTGGGCACCAAGCTGGAAGTCGATGTAGATCTGCTGATTCCAGACCCAGATGCGCCTGCGGTGGACGCCATTCAGCCATGGCACTCCAGCCCGAACTCCCGCTACTTTGTCAAGCTGGTGGAGGGCCTAGGAAAGTCGATGGGGTTTGACCCTAAAACCCCGGTGAGCGAATTGACCGAGGAACAGCGCCACGCGCTCGTTTATGGCACGGATGAAGAGGTGCAGGTCCGGTATAAGAATCGCTACGGACGGCAGCGCAACTGGACCGCGCCGTTTGAGGGTGCGACCGGCTTCATTCACCGCAAGCTAGAGACCACCGATTCCCACTCCCAAAAGGACCGCCTGCTGCAGTACACCCGCCGCGTGCCGTGTAGCACCTGTAAGGGGACCCGCCTGAAGCCGGAAATCTTAGCCGTCCGCCTGGCGTCTACCACTCATGGTGAGCAGTCCATCGCTGGGTTATGTGCGCTTTCTATCGAAGACGCCTCCGAGTTCTTGGACTCCTTGGTGTTGGGACACCGTGAGGAAATCATTGCCGGTGCGGTGCTCAAGGAGACCCAGGCCCGCCTGCGCTTCCTTCTGGACGTGGGCTTGAACTACCTCACCCTTGACCGCGGTGCCTCCACTTTGTCAGGTGGCGAAGCGCAGCGCATCCGCCTGGCTACCCAGATTGGCTCCGGATTAGCCGGGGTTCTCTACGTGCTCGATGAGCCTTCCATCGGCCTGCATCAGCGCGATAATCAGCGCCTTATTAAGACCCTGCAGCGCCTGCGCGATATTGGCAATACCCTCATTGTGGTTGAGCACGATGAGGACACCATCCGGGAGTCCGATTGGCTCGTCGATGTCGGACCGCGTGCCGGTGAATACGGCGGCGAGGTGGTCTACCAAGGCGAGCCTGCTGGAATCGAGCAGGTAAAAGAGTCCCTCACCGGCCAGTACCTTTCTGGCAAAAAGGTCCTCGCGGTACCGGACCACCGCCGAGAGATTGACAAGGAACGGATCCTCAAGGTTGTCGGCGCGCGCGAAAATAACCTGAAGGGCATCAACGTGGAGATTCCTTTGGGCGTATTGGTGTGCATCACCGGCGTGTCAGGGTCTGGCAAGTCCACGGTGGTCAATGAGATTTTAGCCAAGAATTTGGCAAATAAGCTCAACCGCGCACGCCAGGTCCCAGGCCGCGCCAAGCGCGTCGAGGGTGTGGAGCACTTAGACAAGTTGGTACAGGTGGATCAGAGCCCAATTGGCCGTACCCCGCGTTCGAACCCAGCTACCTACACGGGCGTCTTTGACAAAATCCGCAACCTTTTTGCGGAAACCCAAGAGGCCAAGGTACGTGGTTACAAGGCCGGTCGTTTCTCCTTCAACGTCAAGGGCGGGCGCTGCGAGGCTTGTCAGGGTGACGGCACCATCAAAATCGAAATGAATTTCTTGCCAGACGTTTACGTTCCGTGCGAGGTTTGCGAGGGCGCTCGCTATAACCGCGAGACTCTGGAAGTGCACTACAAGGGCAAGAACATTGCCGAGGTCCTGGATATGCCCATCTCCGAGGCTGCGGACTTTTTCGAGCCCATCAACTCCATTCACCGCTACCTTGCCACGCTTGTCGACGTCGGCTTGGGCTACGTGCGCCTCGGTCAAGCTGCTACCACGCTCTCGGGTGGCGAAGCGCAGCGCGTCAAGCTCGCCTCGGAACTGCAAAAGCGAACCAACGGCCGAACCATCTACATCTTGGACGAGCCGACTACCGGCTTGCACTTTGAGGACATTCGAAAGCTGATGTTGGTTATCCAAGGCTTGGTGGACAAGGGCAACTCGGTGCTAGTGATCGAGCATAACCTCGACGTCATCAAGGCCGCAGACTGGATTGTGGATATGGGGCCGGAAGGCGGCGCCGGCGGCGGCACTGTGGTGGCGCAGGGAACCCCAGAAGATGTAGTACAGGTGGAAGGCTCCTATACGGGTAGCTATTTGAAGGACATGTTGAAGTAG
- the argC gene encoding N-acetyl-gamma-glutamyl-phosphate reductase, producing the protein MTISVASAGATGYAGSEILRLLLSHPAYKAGDLRIGALTARSTAGQKVCEVMPHLPQLADRVIAETTAENLRGHDIVLLGLPHGHSATIAQQVGQSTTVIDCAADFRLRSKEDWDSFYEGEYAGSWPYGIPEVPGNRDALRRTNRVAVPGCFPTAITLGALPAVAHGLIELELSAIAITGVSGAGKKASVAQLGAETMGNLKAYKPGGIHRHTPEILQNLQPFTQDKLSVSFTPVLAPLPRGILATITAGLKGGVGKREVDTAFREFYAQEPFCHVLPAGQQPETQNVVGTNMVHLQAHVDERARRLIVTSALDNLCKGTAGAAVQCMNLTLGWEETLGLPQAAVAP; encoded by the coding sequence ATGACGATTTCAGTTGCAAGTGCAGGTGCCACCGGATACGCAGGTAGCGAAATACTTCGCCTGCTTCTTTCTCACCCAGCTTATAAGGCAGGGGACTTGCGCATCGGTGCGCTTACCGCCCGCTCCACCGCGGGTCAAAAAGTCTGTGAAGTCATGCCGCATCTCCCGCAGCTTGCTGACCGTGTCATCGCGGAAACTACGGCTGAAAACCTGCGTGGCCACGACATCGTACTTTTAGGACTACCCCATGGACACTCCGCAACGATTGCCCAGCAGGTGGGGCAATCAACCACGGTGATCGATTGCGCAGCAGATTTTCGTCTCCGCAGCAAGGAAGACTGGGATAGCTTTTACGAGGGAGAATACGCAGGAAGCTGGCCATATGGCATTCCTGAGGTTCCCGGCAATAGGGATGCGCTGCGCCGTACGAACCGCGTTGCGGTGCCGGGGTGTTTTCCCACGGCTATCACCCTAGGTGCGTTGCCAGCTGTAGCCCACGGGCTGATCGAGCTCGAGCTATCTGCCATAGCCATTACGGGTGTGTCCGGTGCCGGAAAGAAGGCTTCTGTGGCACAGCTCGGTGCAGAAACCATGGGAAACCTTAAGGCATATAAACCCGGCGGAATACATCGGCATACCCCGGAAATTCTGCAGAACCTGCAGCCCTTTACACAAGACAAGCTCTCCGTAAGCTTTACCCCTGTTCTCGCGCCTTTACCGCGCGGAATTCTAGCGACGATTACGGCGGGGCTGAAAGGGGGCGTCGGCAAGCGCGAGGTCGACACTGCCTTCCGTGAGTTTTATGCGCAAGAGCCGTTTTGTCATGTGCTTCCTGCAGGCCAGCAGCCAGAAACCCAAAACGTAGTGGGAACCAATATGGTCCACCTCCAAGCCCATGTGGACGAGCGGGCCCGACGCCTCATCGTGACTTCCGCGCTAGACAACCTGTGCAAAGGTACCGCCGGTGCCGCGGTGCAGTGCATGAACCTCACCCTTGGCTGGGAGGAAACTCTGGGACTGCCGCAAGCGGCTGTGGCCCCATAA
- the pheS gene encoding phenylalanine--tRNA ligase subunit alpha, with the protein MSDTPQIELTEEALGAAADKAIEAFDAAETLDELAAARRKHLGEDGYIPQARQSLGQLPKDQRKSAGRAVNMARGKMEKRFAQVKDVLEQKAREEQLRAETVDVTIPTTRTQTGALHPITTLSERIADIFIGMGWEIADGPEIEAEYFNFDALNFKPDHPARTLQDTFHVSSEGSKQVLRTHTSPVQVRTMLDRDVPLYIACPGRVFRTDELDATHTPVFHQVEGLAVDKGLTMAHLRGTLEHLAKVLFGPETTTRMRVNYFPFTEPSAEVDVWFPNKKGGAGWIEWGGCGMVNPNVLRAVGVDPEEYTGFAFGMGLERTLQFRNGLTDMRDMVEGDVRFTLPFGVQA; encoded by the coding sequence GTGTCCGATACACCGCAGATCGAATTGACCGAAGAGGCTCTTGGGGCCGCGGCCGATAAGGCTATCGAAGCCTTCGACGCAGCCGAAACCTTAGACGAGTTGGCTGCCGCCCGCCGCAAGCACCTTGGAGAGGACGGCTATATTCCGCAGGCTCGTCAGTCGCTGGGACAGCTGCCCAAGGATCAGCGCAAGAGCGCTGGCAGGGCCGTCAACATGGCCCGCGGCAAGATGGAAAAGCGCTTTGCCCAGGTTAAGGATGTCTTGGAACAGAAGGCTCGCGAGGAACAGCTGCGAGCAGAGACCGTAGACGTCACGATTCCCACCACCCGCACACAAACTGGTGCGCTTCACCCAATTACCACACTGTCTGAGCGTATTGCAGACATCTTCATCGGCATGGGCTGGGAAATTGCGGATGGCCCAGAAATTGAGGCGGAGTACTTTAACTTCGACGCTCTGAATTTCAAGCCGGATCACCCAGCACGTACTCTGCAGGATACCTTCCACGTTTCCAGCGAGGGCTCTAAGCAGGTACTGCGTACCCATACTTCTCCGGTTCAGGTGCGCACCATGCTAGACCGCGACGTGCCACTTTATATTGCCTGCCCGGGTCGCGTATTCCGCACCGATGAGCTTGATGCCACCCACACTCCCGTCTTTCACCAGGTAGAAGGTTTAGCCGTAGACAAGGGCTTAACCATGGCTCACCTGCGCGGCACCCTAGAGCACTTGGCGAAGGTGCTGTTCGGCCCGGAGACCACCACGCGCATGCGCGTGAACTACTTCCCATTTACTGAGCCCTCTGCCGAGGTCGATGTGTGGTTTCCCAATAAGAAGGGCGGCGCCGGATGGATCGAGTGGGGTGGCTGCGGAATGGTGAACCCTAATGTACTCCGTGCTGTAGGCGTTGACCCGGAGGAATATACGGGCTTTGCTTTTGGCATGGGCCTTGAGCGCACGCTGCAGTTCCGCAATGGCTTGACCGATATGCGCGACATGGTCGAAGGCGATGTCCGCTTCACCCTGCCGTTTGGCGTACAGGCTTAA
- the argJ gene encoding bifunctional glutamate N-acetyltransferase/amino-acid acetyltransferase ArgJ, which translates to MSTHGITSPAGFSAGATTAGIKPSGKPNMALVVNSGPRFDAAAVFTRNRVVASPVKISRKAVADGQLRAVVFNSGNANACNGARGDEDAEALVAEVSHALSIPQDDIAACSTGLIGEPLPMDRALAGARAVANDLGTDVECASAAAAAILTTDTVSKEASYSGSGWSVGAMGKGVGMMAPSLATMLVCLTTDAVVEAPALQHALDAAAAKTFNTLDVDGSTSTNDTVILMTSGASGITPTQEELETAILKVCSDIADQLQADAEGVTKRVKITVEGTGTNSQALNAARTLGRDNLFKCAMFGSDPNWGRVLAAVGMADADMDPDNISVYFNDQPVCLASAGAPGAREVDLSGTDVDVRVDLGTGGAGAAFVRTTDLSHAYVEINSAYSS; encoded by the coding sequence ATGAGTACACATGGAATTACTAGCCCAGCCGGCTTCAGCGCCGGCGCAACTACCGCAGGCATTAAGCCCTCCGGTAAGCCCAACATGGCGTTAGTTGTTAATAGTGGCCCTCGCTTTGATGCGGCAGCAGTGTTTACCCGCAACCGCGTGGTGGCATCTCCAGTGAAGATCTCCCGCAAGGCGGTGGCTGATGGACAGCTCCGCGCCGTCGTCTTCAATTCTGGAAACGCCAACGCTTGCAATGGGGCGCGGGGAGATGAAGACGCCGAGGCGCTGGTAGCTGAGGTCTCCCATGCCCTGAGTATTCCGCAAGACGATATCGCCGCCTGTTCGACGGGGCTTATTGGGGAGCCGTTGCCCATGGATAGGGCACTAGCTGGAGCACGCGCAGTGGCGAATGACCTGGGCACGGATGTGGAATGTGCCAGTGCTGCCGCTGCGGCGATACTAACAACGGACACCGTAAGCAAAGAGGCTTCCTATTCCGGATCCGGCTGGTCGGTAGGCGCCATGGGGAAAGGCGTGGGCATGATGGCCCCCTCGCTAGCCACGATGTTGGTATGCCTGACTACCGACGCCGTGGTAGAGGCTCCAGCCCTCCAGCATGCTCTAGATGCAGCTGCGGCCAAGACCTTCAACACTTTGGATGTAGACGGTTCCACCTCCACCAATGACACGGTGATACTTATGACCTCTGGGGCCTCGGGAATAACACCCACCCAAGAAGAACTCGAAACCGCGATCCTAAAGGTGTGCAGTGACATTGCGGACCAACTGCAAGCCGATGCGGAGGGGGTTACCAAAAGGGTCAAGATCACTGTCGAAGGCACGGGCACCAATAGTCAAGCTCTCAATGCCGCACGGACCTTGGGGCGCGACAACCTCTTTAAGTGCGCCATGTTCGGTTCTGATCCGAATTGGGGCCGCGTCCTTGCGGCGGTGGGAATGGCCGATGCAGATATGGACCCAGACAACATCTCCGTCTATTTCAATGACCAACCGGTTTGCTTAGCTTCAGCAGGAGCGCCTGGTGCACGCGAGGTGGACCTCAGTGGCACCGATGTTGATGTTCGCGTGGACCTAGGCACGGGAGGAGCAGGTGCTGCATTTGTGCGAACTACTGACCTCTCCCACGCCTATGTGGAAATCAACTCGGCCTATAGCTCCTAA
- the pheT gene encoding phenylalanine--tRNA ligase subunit beta: protein MLISQDWVTRILGAKNPGWSVPAADMDSGFVRVGFETEGYAAVPESTGPVVIGQVVEIEELTQFKKPIRYCQVNVGKANGTGELQGIICGARNFRLNDYVVVALPGSELPGGFKIAARETYDHISNGMMCSGAELGLGAQANGIIVLGEEVADKVGEDARPIIGLYDTDFDVNITPDRGYALSARGLSREIASAFDLEFADIAEDPSVAGIDTSAVPAAQGSLIDVTLDPATKAQRFGLRKVSGIDPQARTPFWLERELMLCGQRSVNLPTDITNYVMLLLGTPMHAFDANVIQGNVVVRNAEEGEKFETLDHVKRELSAEDVVICDANGIQSLAGVMGGTTSEISAETTDVVFESAIWDPITVARTSRRHKLSSESSRRFERGVDPAIVEAALDTACALLQRLAGGTIEEGRTLIGDVAKREPIALRTAKASEYAGVDYSRETVIARLEEVGCTVVDEGEMLQVTPASWRTDISMDVDLIEEVLRLEGLEDIPTVLPTPAGGRGLTPAQKRRRAIGHGLAYAGYAEVLPAPFVANDTFDVWGLDKDDARRRTVAVQNPLEADKAILSTTLLPNMLEAIGRNVARGRSDLALYGLQQVAFKRAESSPMPSVEHRPSEQVVSDLLETLPEQPLHVATVATGNIEHEGPWGEGRAYSYADAIESAQLVARAAGVDIELEAAQVLPWHPGRCAAVKVAGTDVVLGYAGELHPQVLEALNLPARTCAMELDITAMPLEEKFPAPVLSSFPALHQDIALVVDEDVPAERVRATVEEGAGELIESVELFDIFRGEQLGEGKKSLAFQLLFRAADRTLTDEEVNEHRTAAAELAKQRLGAEMRA from the coding sequence ATGCTTATTTCCCAAGACTGGGTCACCCGCATCCTGGGCGCTAAGAACCCTGGTTGGAGCGTTCCTGCTGCCGATATGGACTCCGGATTCGTGCGCGTCGGTTTTGAAACCGAAGGCTACGCAGCTGTTCCGGAAAGCACTGGTCCGGTGGTCATTGGCCAGGTCGTAGAGATCGAAGAGCTTACTCAGTTCAAAAAGCCCATCCGCTACTGCCAGGTCAATGTAGGCAAGGCCAATGGCACGGGCGAGCTGCAGGGCATTATTTGCGGTGCCCGGAATTTCCGCTTGAATGACTATGTCGTCGTGGCCCTTCCTGGGTCGGAGCTGCCAGGTGGTTTCAAGATCGCGGCCCGCGAGACCTACGATCACATCTCCAATGGCATGATGTGCTCTGGCGCGGAGCTGGGATTGGGCGCACAGGCCAACGGCATCATTGTCTTGGGCGAGGAAGTTGCCGATAAAGTGGGCGAGGATGCCCGCCCGATTATCGGATTGTACGATACCGATTTTGACGTAAACATCACCCCAGACCGCGGCTACGCCCTGTCCGCGCGTGGTTTGAGCCGTGAGATTGCCTCCGCTTTCGATCTAGAGTTTGCCGATATTGCCGAGGATCCGTCGGTTGCTGGAATTGATACCTCTGCTGTTCCGGCGGCGCAGGGCTCGCTTATCGACGTCACTCTAGACCCCGCGACCAAGGCGCAGCGTTTCGGCCTCCGCAAAGTAAGCGGTATAGACCCGCAGGCGCGTACCCCGTTCTGGCTGGAGCGCGAGCTCATGCTCTGCGGTCAGCGCAGCGTGAACCTGCCTACGGACATTACTAACTATGTGATGTTGTTGTTGGGCACCCCGATGCATGCCTTTGACGCTAATGTGATCCAAGGAAACGTCGTTGTCCGTAACGCGGAGGAAGGCGAGAAGTTCGAGACTCTGGACCATGTAAAGCGTGAACTTTCTGCAGAAGACGTGGTCATTTGCGATGCCAATGGAATCCAATCCCTAGCCGGCGTCATGGGAGGCACTACCTCCGAAATCTCGGCAGAGACCACTGATGTGGTCTTCGAATCAGCCATCTGGGATCCTATTACCGTGGCGCGCACTTCTCGCCGCCATAAGTTGTCTTCCGAGTCCTCCCGCCGCTTCGAGCGCGGCGTGGATCCCGCGATTGTTGAGGCCGCCTTGGACACCGCGTGTGCGCTTCTGCAGAGGTTGGCGGGCGGCACTATTGAGGAGGGCCGGACGCTTATCGGGGACGTCGCCAAGCGCGAGCCCATTGCGCTGCGCACCGCAAAGGCAAGCGAGTACGCAGGCGTTGACTACTCCCGTGAGACAGTCATTGCCCGCCTTGAGGAAGTCGGCTGCACTGTTGTCGATGAGGGTGAAATGCTGCAGGTAACGCCTGCATCGTGGCGCACCGATATCTCTATGGATGTTGACCTCATTGAGGAGGTCCTACGTCTTGAGGGGTTGGAGGACATTCCTACCGTCCTGCCTACTCCGGCCGGCGGTCGCGGTCTAACCCCAGCGCAGAAGCGTCGCCGCGCTATTGGTCACGGCCTGGCCTATGCCGGTTATGCAGAGGTATTGCCGGCCCCGTTCGTGGCGAACGACACCTTTGATGTGTGGGGCTTGGACAAGGATGATGCTCGCCGCCGCACTGTAGCGGTGCAGAATCCGCTCGAGGCCGACAAGGCTATCCTGTCGACGACATTGCTGCCGAATATGCTAGAGGCCATCGGCCGAAACGTTGCACGTGGCCGCAGCGACCTTGCTCTGTACGGGCTGCAGCAGGTGGCGTTTAAGCGTGCTGAGTCATCGCCCATGCCTTCCGTGGAGCACCGTCCTTCGGAGCAGGTTGTTTCTGATCTCCTCGAAACCCTGCCAGAGCAGCCACTACACGTTGCGACGGTGGCAACTGGCAATATCGAGCACGAAGGCCCCTGGGGTGAGGGACGTGCATACTCTTATGCCGACGCTATCGAGTCCGCCCAGCTGGTTGCTCGCGCCGCCGGTGTGGATATCGAGTTAGAAGCGGCCCAGGTTCTGCCCTGGCACCCGGGCCGGTGTGCCGCCGTCAAGGTTGCTGGCACCGACGTGGTGCTGGGGTATGCCGGTGAGCTACACCCCCAGGTGTTGGAGGCGCTGAACCTGCCGGCACGCACCTGTGCAATGGAACTAGACATTACTGCCATGCCGTTGGAGGAAAAGTTCCCGGCGCCAGTGCTGTCTTCGTTCCCCGCATTGCACCAGGATATTGCTCTGGTAGTTGATGAGGATGTGCCGGCCGAGCGCGTGCGCGCCACCGTCGAAGAGGGGGCAGGTGAGCTCATCGAATCCGTGGAGCTCTTCGATATTTTCCGCGGTGAGCAGTTGGGTGAGGGCAAGAAGTCCTTGGCCTTCCAGCTTCTGTTCCGTGCAGCGGATCGCACGTTGACGGACGAGGAAGTCAATGAGCACCGCACAGCTGCTGCGGAATTGGCCAAGCAACGCCTGGGTGCCGAGATGCGTGCCTAG
- the infC gene encoding translation initiation factor IF-3 yields the protein MSAEARINERIRVPEVRLVGPGGEQVGIVRTDDARKLAYEADLDLVEVAPKAKPPVAKIMDYGKFKYEQAQKAREARKNQQQTVVKEQKFRPKIDDHDYETKKGNVVRFLEKGSKVKVTIMFRGREQSRPELGFRLLERLADDVAEVGVVESRPKQDGRNMTMVLGPVRKGKK from the coding sequence ATCAGCGCTGAAGCTCGCATCAATGAGCGTATCCGAGTACCCGAGGTCCGTCTGGTAGGCCCCGGTGGTGAACAGGTGGGTATCGTCCGTACCGATGATGCTCGCAAGCTTGCATATGAGGCTGACCTTGACTTGGTTGAGGTAGCACCGAAGGCAAAGCCCCCAGTGGCCAAGATCATGGACTACGGCAAATTCAAGTACGAGCAGGCTCAGAAGGCTCGCGAAGCCCGCAAGAACCAACAGCAGACCGTGGTGAAGGAACAGAAGTTCCGTCCTAAGATCGATGATCACGATTATGAGACGAAGAAGGGTAACGTAGTTCGCTTCCTCGAGAAGGGATCCAAGGTCAAGGTGACCATCATGTTCCGCGGCCGCGAACAATCGCGTCCGGAGCTGGGTTTCCGCCTCTTGGAGCGTTTGGCCGATGACGTCGCTGAAGTTGGCGTTGTTGAGTCCCGCCCCAAGCAGGATGGTCGCAACATGACCATGGTTTTGGGTCCGGTTCGCAAGGGCAAGAAGTAG
- a CDS encoding TrmH family RNA methyltransferase, with translation MNLDFDSAFTELTPRIVNAAKLHRAANRKKAKQFLIEGENAVDAAVSTGAAVDVFVTDKAAERFGEIITACGYMGVYVHPITDKAAKHLSDTATTTGIFALCKPVLWSAGKILNGKPRLVSVPVLTSEPGNAGTLIRTSDAMGADGVIFAGETVDPLSCKVARASAGSLFHVPVARDPNIKDVLGQLRKSGMQIVATAADGEVDLAEADLSQPTAWLFGNEAHGLGELLEEADLRVRIPLRGRAESLNLATAASICLYESAKAQNRG, from the coding sequence ATGAATTTGGATTTTGACTCTGCCTTTACTGAACTTACGCCGCGCATTGTCAACGCAGCCAAGCTGCACCGTGCGGCTAACCGCAAGAAGGCGAAGCAATTCCTAATTGAGGGAGAAAATGCCGTGGATGCGGCGGTATCGACTGGAGCGGCTGTTGACGTATTTGTAACAGACAAGGCAGCTGAACGTTTTGGTGAGATTATTACCGCCTGTGGATACATGGGTGTGTATGTTCACCCGATTACAGATAAAGCCGCAAAGCACCTGTCTGATACGGCCACCACCACGGGGATCTTTGCGCTTTGCAAACCAGTGCTGTGGTCGGCGGGTAAAATCCTCAACGGTAAGCCGCGCCTAGTCTCTGTGCCGGTGCTAACTTCGGAGCCAGGAAATGCGGGAACTCTAATCAGGACCTCAGATGCAATGGGGGCGGATGGCGTCATTTTTGCAGGTGAAACTGTTGACCCCCTTAGCTGCAAGGTAGCACGTGCTTCGGCCGGTTCACTCTTTCATGTTCCGGTAGCGCGAGACCCCAACATTAAAGACGTTTTGGGGCAGCTGCGTAAGTCGGGTATGCAAATTGTAGCTACGGCCGCCGATGGGGAAGTAGACCTTGCGGAGGCCGATCTGTCCCAGCCTACGGCTTGGCTTTTTGGAAACGAGGCTCATGGCTTGGGCGAGCTGCTGGAAGAAGCGGATTTGCGGGTACGTATTCCACTGCGTGGACGTGCTGAGTCCCTCAACCTTGCAACTGCGGCGAGCATCTGTCTCTATGAGTCGGCAAAGGCTCAAAACCGCGGTTAA
- the rplT gene encoding 50S ribosomal protein L20: protein MARVKRSVNAKKKRRAILKSAKGYRGQRSRLYRKAKEQWLHSMTYAYRDRRARKSEFRKLWIQRINAAARMNDITYNRLIHGLRLAEIEVDRKILAELAVNDFEAFSALCEAAKAALPEDVNAPKAA, encoded by the coding sequence GTGGCACGAGTAAAGCGCTCAGTTAACGCAAAGAAGAAGCGTCGCGCGATTCTGAAGTCCGCTAAGGGCTACCGCGGCCAGCGCTCCCGCCTGTACCGTAAGGCGAAGGAGCAGTGGCTGCACTCCATGACTTACGCTTACCGCGATCGTCGCGCTCGTAAGTCTGAGTTCCGTAAGCTGTGGATCCAGCGCATCAACGCTGCTGCCCGCATGAATGACATCACCTACAACCGTCTCATCCACGGCCTGCGCCTGGCTGAGATCGAGGTTGACCGCAAGATCCTGGCTGAGCTTGCTGTCAATGACTTCGAGGCATTCTCTGCACTATGCGAGGCTGCCAAGGCTGCCCTTCCTGAGGACGTTAACGCTCCTAAGGCTGCCTAA